A single Vigna radiata var. radiata cultivar VC1973A chromosome 8, Vradiata_ver6, whole genome shotgun sequence DNA region contains:
- the LOC106770161 gene encoding uncharacterized protein LOC106770161, producing MNDLHLPLPQPATIYCDNISAIKIATNQVFHEXTKHIEIDCHLIREKVQQGIVKLLPIHTTLQLADILTKPLPPSTFHSINSKLGTLNIYAKLEGGCANDVHMPTQKRGRSGTRLRELATTRNADYRIPICFDMQTCKPLGENSTKFISYVALLGRSKASILCDDWDHVPENVTYDVPNTNILRKKWISYAGGRWKNFKTMLTSHYIYGSKTDKSPCEKYQFLDEETWQAFKLKRLDPTFQAKRRVAQEIAKKNVHPHILSRGGYEKLEQKMMKEASASNSSGASNTSTITRPPRHVTWKRARQRPSGEYTSEETASIARRIDELVEQSTQGTFTPEGREDILAVAIGRPEHSGRVRGVGKFIGIRQFFGPPTSHHSKAYVSEEVLKGIKEEIRQEMREQLKKEYSDMRAQLLADVRAELASSSSQPRNPPQPSHLCVSTKESCDVSPQNASPTIDADYELFSDDALQYLVALADMMRVVVVDVRDATARVPVPTQDVQTVGQAPGNFILWPLRLSRAIVKEVEAQGQKNMNESLQQTPQPPQQIILEQLSVLLAMKISLSPVELQMPPEVTNRTSSLSFFIYQRDIFEILSGTDMYLHRFSIERRNDHIYGFIDPVAIQGVGNKGEEVQKYLLEAFG from the exons ATGAATGATCTCCATCTTCCTCTTCCACAACCTGCCACCATATATTGTGACAACATCTCTGCCATCAAAATCGCCACCAACCAAGTATTCCATGAACNAACAAAACACATAGAGATTGACTGCCATCTCATTCGGGAAAAAGTTCAACAGGGCATTGTGAAGCTCCTCCCCATACACACTACTCTACAACTTGCTGATATATTGACCAAGCCTCTTCCTCCTTCAACCTTTCATAGCATAAATTCCAAGCTTGGCACTCTTAACATCTACGCCAAGCTTGAGGGGGGCT GTGCGAACGACGTTCATATGCCTACCCAAAAAAGAGGTAGGTCTGGGACTAGGTTGAGAGAGTTGGCAACCACCCGCAACGCTGATTATAGGATTCCCATTTGTTTTGATATGCAAACCTGTAAACCCTTAGGAGAAAATAGCACGAAATTCATCAGTTATGTAGCCTTACTAGGTAGAAGCAAGGCATCCATTCTTTGTGATGATTGGGATCATGTTCCAGAGAAT GTCACgtatgatgttccaaacactAATATATTGAGGAAGAAATGGATTTCATATGCcggtggaagatggaagaatTTTAAAACCATGCTTACAAGTCATTATATTTATGGTTCCAAAACTGATAAAAGTCCTTgtgaaaaatatcaatttcttGATGAGGAAACATGGCAAGCCTTTAAGTTGAAGCGATTAGATCCTACCTTTCAg GCTAAGAGGAGAGTTGCACAAGAGATCGCAAAGAAAAATGTCCACCCCCACATATTGTCTCGTGGGGGTTATGAGAAATTGGAGCAGAAGATGATGAAAGAGGCATCTGCCTCTAATTCTAGTGGGGCCTCCAATACGAGTACCATAACTCGTCCTCCACGCCATGTTACATGGAAGAGAGCTCGCCAAAGACCATCTGGGGAGTACACATCTGAGGAAACAGCGAGCATAGCTAGGCGCATT GATGAGTTGGTGGAGCAGAGCACACAAGGTACATTCACTCCTGAGGGCCGTGAGGACATATTAGCAGTTGCCATTGGTCGTCCAGAGCATTCTGGACGTGTTCGAGGTGTTGGTAAATTTATTGGCATCCGTCAATTCTTCGGTCCTCCAACAAGTCATCATAGTAAAGCCTATGTTAGTGAGGAGGTCCTCAAGggtataaaagaagaaattagacAGGAGATGAGAGAACAATTGAAGAAGGAGTACTCTGATATGCGGGCACAATTGTTAGCAGATGTGCGAGCAGAATTAGCCTCCTCCTCAAGCCAGCCTAGGAATCCCCCTCAACCTTCTCATCTTTGTGTAAGCACAAAGGAGAGTTGTGATGTTTCTCCTCAAAATGCATCTCCCACTATTGATGCAGACTACGAGTTGTTTAGTGATGATGCCCTACAGTACTTGGTGGCCTTAG CTGATATGATGAGAGTGGTGGTTGTAGACGTACGAGATGCTACAGCTCGAGTCCCTGTGCCCACTCAAGATGTTCAGACAGTGGGACAGGCCCCTGGAAATTTTATCCTTTGGCCCCTTAGATTATCAAGAGCAATTGTAAAGGAg GTTGAAGCACAAGGgcaaaaaaatatgaatgaatcaCTGCAACAAACGCCACAGCCGCCACAACAAATAATTCTAGAACAACTTAGTGTGTTGTTGGCAATGAAGATCTCCCTTTCTCCTGTAGAGTTACAAATGCCTCCTGAAGTCACAAACAGGACATCTTCACTCTCTTTCTTTATATATCAGAgggatatttttgaaattctctCTGGCACTGATAT GTATTTACATAGGTTCAGCATTGAAAGGAGGAATGATCACATTTATGGTTTTATCGACCCTGTTGCCATTCAAGGAGTTGGAAATAAAGGTGAAGAGGTCCAAAAGTACCTCTTAGAGGCTTTT GGGTAA
- the LOC106770162 gene encoding F-box/kelch-repeat protein At3g23880-like has product MSSFQHSPVVPEELMAEILSRLPVKDLMRFRCVSTWLNHLVFDPTFVKLHLQRSSKNTHILLTFRDYENDESRYCAAPCSLQNLLHNPTSTVDVSQRFNHDYTILGVCNGLVCLQDSYRGDEFEEYWVRFWNPSTRVMCEDSPHIRIRSGDYNYPYLFMFGFGYDDWSDRYQVVFLDNKSQKLEIRVYCLGDSCWRNSLTGDAFPALGLHGAYVSGHLNWLALPKCGSGYRWATVTMKELEIFCYDLKNEKCRYLCMPDGLSEVPPDVPVLEVLKGCLCLSHHQGTCFVVWMMKEFGVAKSWTLLLNVSYEHLRIRDPHGLPALPVILCLSEDHNLMLLASYDTAEFILYNKKDNTIDDREFFNDDKFYFFSYDYVHSLVFPYRN; this is encoded by the coding sequence ATGTCTTCTTTTCAACATTCTCCGGTTGTTCCTGAAGAACTCATGGCAGAAATTTTGTCGAGGCTTCCAGTGAAGGATCTCATGCGGTTCAGATGCGTTTCAACATGGTTGAACCACCTCGTCTTCGATCCGACATTTGTTAAACTGCACCTTCAAAGGTCGTCCAAAAACACACACATCTTATTAACCTTCAGAGACTACGAGAACGATGAAAGCAGGTACTGTGCAGCACCATGTTCCTTACAAAACTTACTTCACAACCCAACATCCACCGTTGACGTTTCTCAGCGATTCAACCACGATTACACTATCTTGGGTGTATGCAACGGCTTAGTTTGCTTGCAAGATTCTTACCGTGGAGATGAATTTGAAGAATACTGGGTTCGGTTCTGGAATCCATCCACAAGGGTCATGTGCGAAGATTCTCCACACATACGTATTCGTTCCGGTGATTACAACTATCcttatttgtttatgtttggGTTTGGGTACGATGATTGGAGTGACAGATACCAAGTTGTTTTTTTGGATAATAAATCACAGAAATTGGAGATTAGGGTTTATTGTTTAGGTGACAGTTGTTGGAGAAACAGTTTAACTGGTGATGCTTTTCCTGCGTTGGGTCTTCATGGAGCTTATGTGAGTGGGCATTTAAACTGGTTAGCACTTCCGAAATGCGGTTCTGGTTATCGATGGGCAACTGTTACAATGAAGGAGTTAGAAATATTTTGTTACGATTTGAAGAATGAGAAATGCAGGTATTTGTGTATGCCTGATGGTCTTTCTGAAGTGCCTCCTGATGTGCCTGTGCTTGAGGTTTTGAAGGGTTGTTTGTGTCTTTCTCATCATCAAGGGACTTGTTTTGTTGTTTGGATGATGAAGGAGTTTGGAGTTGCAAAATCATGGACACTGTTGCTGAATGTAAGTTATGAACATCTTCGTATTCGTGATCCTCATGGCTTGCCTGCTCTTCCAGTCATTTTGTGTTTGTCTGAGGATCATAATCTTATGCTGCTTGCAAGCTACGATACTGCGGAATTTATTCTATACAATAAGAAAGACAATACAATAGATGATCGTGAATTTTTCAATGACgacaagttttattttttctcatatGATTATGTTCACAGTTTGGTTTTTCCATATCGGAATTAA